One Romboutsia sp. 13368 genomic window carries:
- the guaB gene encoding IMP dehydrogenase, which translates to MAKILKEGLTFDDVLLIPQKSEVLPKDVDTTTYLTKTIRLNIPLMSAGMDTVTESKMAISMARQGGIGIIHKNMSIEEQALEVDKVKRSESGVIVDPFYLSKDNTLQEADDIMGRYKISGVPIVDEAHKLIGIITNRDIKFEDDMTKKIDDVMTKGKLVTAEEGVTLEEAQQILKAHKIEKLPIVDDQGHLKGLITIKDIEKKIQYPNSAKDSRGRLLCGAAVGIGADLMDRVDALVKANVDVIVLDSAHGHSKGVMDALIKVKETYPKLQVIAGNVATAEATEDLIKAGADCVKVGIGPGSICTTRVVAGIGVPQVTAVMDCAEVGKKYGIPVIADGGIKYSGDVVKALAAGASVCMMGSLFAGTEESPGEIVLYKGRSYKTYRGMGSIGAMERGSKDRYFQNDAKKLVPEGVEGMVAYKGKAEDIIFQMIGGIRAGMGYCGAPTLEELMENAAFIKITAASLKESHPHDITITKEAPNYSTQGEI; encoded by the coding sequence ATGGCTAAAATACTAAAAGAAGGTTTAACGTTTGATGATGTTTTATTAATACCACAAAAATCAGAGGTATTACCTAAGGATGTAGATACAACAACTTATTTAACAAAGACGATAAGATTAAACATTCCCCTAATGAGTGCAGGTATGGATACTGTTACTGAATCTAAAATGGCAATATCTATGGCAAGACAAGGTGGAATTGGTATAATACATAAAAATATGTCTATAGAAGAGCAAGCATTAGAAGTTGATAAGGTAAAAAGAAGCGAAAGTGGAGTTATAGTAGATCCATTCTACTTATCAAAAGATAATACTTTACAAGAAGCAGACGATATAATGGGTAGATATAAAATATCGGGAGTGCCTATAGTAGATGAAGCTCATAAATTAATAGGGATAATAACTAATAGAGATATAAAATTCGAAGATGACATGACAAAAAAAATAGATGATGTTATGACAAAAGGGAAATTAGTTACAGCCGAAGAGGGGGTAACTTTAGAAGAAGCTCAACAAATACTAAAAGCACATAAAATAGAAAAGTTACCTATAGTAGATGACCAAGGTCATTTAAAAGGATTAATAACTATAAAAGATATAGAAAAGAAAATACAATATCCTAATTCAGCAAAAGATTCACGTGGAAGATTATTATGTGGAGCTGCAGTAGGTATTGGAGCAGACCTTATGGATAGAGTAGATGCATTAGTTAAAGCTAACGTTGATGTTATAGTTTTAGATAGTGCGCATGGTCACTCAAAAGGTGTAATGGATGCTCTTATAAAGGTAAAAGAAACATATCCAAAACTTCAAGTAATAGCAGGGAACGTAGCAACTGCAGAAGCTACAGAAGACTTAATAAAAGCAGGAGCTGACTGTGTAAAAGTTGGTATAGGACCAGGTTCTATATGTACAACTAGAGTTGTTGCAGGAATAGGAGTACCTCAAGTTACAGCAGTTATGGATTGTGCTGAAGTTGGTAAGAAATATGGAATACCAGTAATAGCAGATGGTGGTATAAAGTACTCTGGAGATGTTGTTAAAGCATTAGCAGCGGGAGCTTCAGTATGTATGATGGGATCATTATTTGCAGGTACAGAGGAAAGTCCAGGAGAGATAGTTTTATATAAAGGAAGATCTTATAAAACATATAGAGGAATGGGCTCTATAGGAGCTATGGAAAGAGGTTCTAAAGATAGATACTTCCAAAATGATGCTAAAAAATTAGTTCCTGAAGGTGTAGAAGGAATGGTTGCATATAAAGGTAAAGCTGAAGATATAATATTCCAAATGATAGGTGGAATAAGAGCAGGTATGGGGTACTGTGGAGCACCTACATTAGAAGAATTAATGGAAAATGCAGCATTTATAAAAATAACAGCAGCATCTTTAAAAGAAAGTCATCCACACGATATAACAATAACTAAAGAAGCACCAAACTACAGCACACAAGGAGAGATATAG
- the larB gene encoding nickel pincer cofactor biosynthesis protein LarB: MDLRRLLEDVKSGSTNIDDALNSLKNLPYEDIGYANIDHHREIRNGYPEVIYCEGKSDEHILGIIEKMMEKGSNILGTRCRKETFEKIKEIYPNCEYEELSKVIKIQNHEITNIGKGKIVVVSGGTSDIPVADEAYYTAKFLGNDVERVYDVGVAGIHRLLNKKHILQSARVIISVAGMEGALPSVVGGLVDVPVIAVPTSVGYGANFGGLSALLTMLNSCASGISVVNIDNGFGAGYLAATINKLD; the protein is encoded by the coding sequence ATGGATTTAAGAAGATTATTAGAAGATGTAAAAAGTGGTTCTACTAATATAGATGATGCACTAAATTCACTTAAGAATTTACCTTATGAGGATATTGGATATGCAAATATAGACCACCATAGAGAAATAAGAAATGGATATCCAGAAGTTATTTACTGTGAAGGTAAAAGTGATGAACATATATTAGGAATTATAGAAAAAATGATGGAAAAGGGTTCAAATATATTAGGTACTAGATGTAGGAAAGAAACTTTTGAAAAAATAAAAGAAATATATCCTAATTGTGAATATGAAGAATTATCTAAAGTGATAAAGATTCAAAATCATGAAATCACTAACATTGGAAAAGGTAAAATAGTAGTTGTGAGTGGTGGAACATCAGATATACCAGTTGCAGATGAAGCATATTATACTGCAAAATTTTTAGGTAATGATGTGGAAAGAGTATATGATGTAGGAGTTGCAGGTATACATAGATTGCTTAATAAAAAACATATATTACAAAGTGCTAGAGTTATAATATCAGTTGCAGGTATGGAGGGAGCTCTTCCTAGTGTTGTTGGAGGTTTGGTTGATGTACCTGTAATAGCTGTACCTACATCTGTTGGATATGGAGCTAATTTTGGTGGATTATCAGCACTTTTAACAATGTTGAATAGTTGTGCATCTGGAATATCTGTTGTAAATATAGATAATGGATTTGGAGCAGGATATTTGGCAGCAACAATAAATAAATTAGACTAA
- the guaA gene encoding glutamine-hydrolyzing GMP synthase: MKHELVLVVDFGGQYNQLIARRVRENNVYCEIIPYTTDIEKIKAMNPKGIIFTGGPNSAYLEDSPKIAKEIFEIGVPILGICYGIQVMSHILGGNVRKGTNAEKEYGKTEITYNESAIFEGISTNIVWMSHTDLIDKLPEGFKSIAQTKDCPVAAMENTEKKLYGVQFHPEVEHCQDGDKVLRNFLYNVCEVSGDWTTDSFITDKIKELKEIIGDKKVLCGLSGGVDSSVAAVLVHKAIGDNLTCVFVDHGLLRKNEGDDVERIFREKFDMNLVRVNCEDRFLGKLKGVTEPEAKRKIIGEEFIRVFEEESNKLGKMDFLVQGTIYPDVVESGHGEAATIKSHHNVGGIPEDIEFQIVEPLRELFKDEVRKIGLELGIDEDLIFRHPFPGPGLGIRVIGEVTKEKCDILREADAIYMDILKEHGLYKEIWQAFATLPDVKTVGVMGDERTYAYLVGIRAVTSSDGMTSDWYKMPYDVLEKISNRIVNEVDGANRVVYDITSKPPGTIEWE, encoded by the coding sequence ATGAAGCATGAATTAGTATTAGTAGTTGACTTTGGGGGTCAATATAACCAATTAATAGCAAGAAGAGTAAGAGAGAATAACGTATATTGTGAAATAATACCATATACTACAGATATAGAAAAAATAAAAGCAATGAATCCTAAAGGGATAATATTTACAGGTGGACCTAACAGTGCATACTTAGAAGATTCACCTAAAATAGCTAAAGAAATATTTGAAATAGGAGTTCCCATACTTGGTATATGTTACGGAATACAAGTAATGTCTCATATATTAGGTGGGAATGTAAGAAAAGGAACTAATGCTGAGAAAGAATATGGAAAAACTGAAATAACATACAATGAATCAGCAATATTTGAAGGAATATCTACGAACATAGTATGGATGAGTCATACAGATTTAATAGATAAACTTCCTGAAGGATTTAAATCTATAGCACAAACTAAAGACTGTCCTGTGGCAGCTATGGAAAATACAGAAAAGAAATTATATGGAGTACAATTCCATCCAGAAGTTGAGCATTGCCAAGATGGAGATAAGGTTCTTAGAAACTTCTTATACAATGTTTGTGAAGTAAGTGGAGACTGGACTACAGATTCATTTATAACTGACAAGATAAAAGAATTAAAAGAAATAATAGGTGATAAAAAAGTACTTTGTGGTTTAAGTGGTGGAGTAGATTCATCAGTAGCAGCAGTACTTGTACATAAAGCGATAGGTGATAACTTAACTTGTGTATTTGTAGACCATGGTTTACTTAGAAAAAATGAAGGTGACGATGTAGAAAGAATATTCAGAGAAAAGTTTGATATGAACTTAGTAAGAGTTAATTGTGAAGATAGATTCTTAGGAAAATTAAAAGGTGTAACAGAACCAGAAGCTAAGAGAAAAATAATAGGTGAAGAGTTTATAAGAGTATTTGAAGAAGAATCAAATAAACTTGGAAAAATGGACTTCTTAGTTCAAGGAACTATATATCCAGATGTAGTTGAAAGTGGACATGGAGAAGCTGCAACTATAAAATCTCACCACAATGTAGGTGGAATACCAGAAGATATAGAATTCCAAATAGTAGAGCCTTTAAGAGAATTATTCAAAGATGAAGTAAGAAAAATAGGTTTAGAATTAGGAATAGATGAAGATTTAATATTTAGACATCCATTCCCAGGACCAGGTCTTGGAATAAGAGTTATAGGTGAAGTAACTAAAGAAAAATGTGATATATTAAGAGAAGCTGATGCTATATATATGGATATATTAAAAGAGCATGGCTTATACAAGGAAATATGGCAAGCATTTGCTACACTTCCAGATGTAAAAACAGTTGGAGTTATGGGAGATGAAAGAACATATGCTTATTTAGTTGGTATAAGAGCAGTTACATCTTCTGATGGTATGACTTCTGATTGGTATAAGATGCCATATGATGTTTTAGAAAAAATATCAAATAGAATAGTAAACGAAGTTGATGGAGCAAACAGAGTAGTTTATGATATAACTTCAAAACCACCAGGAACAATAGAGTGGGAATAA
- a CDS encoding MFS transporter, whose translation MEGNLGKVGKFSDNISEYNDCPTWRLGLFALNNTATNLYMLTMGYISMYATGIGGLLVTVVGFILTAMRIFDGITDPIVGFLIDKTDGKFGKFRPFIVIGNIILGVMTFVIYTTVHKVPENIRLIYFIGCYAVYIVGYTCQTACTKAGQACMTNNPAKRPKFGLFDAIYNAILFNGMQIYISSYLVPKHGGFGEIGLYYELITFTIIGSAIFTALAVFGIWTKDRTEFFGLGGQTPKVSFKDYWPVLKGNRALQMLVVAACTDKIALNVAGNATVIVMLFGILMGDYSLAGTIGTIIVIPNILITMAGTKYAQKLGQKKALVTFTWASIIVYTALAALFIFGDMTQISLKNISFMTVAFIGLYIIAKGVVSVSGAFVIPMISDCADYETYLSGRFVPGMMGTLFSFIDKMVSSFSTTIIAFAVASIGFADRMPDVTDIATPQLFWTTMFLFIGLPMLGWIASLIAMKFYPLDKEKMEEVQAHLQELKNA comes from the coding sequence ATGGAAGGGAATTTAGGTAAAGTAGGGAAGTTTTCTGATAATATAAGTGAATATAATGATTGTCCTACGTGGAGATTAGGATTATTTGCATTAAACAATACAGCTACAAATCTTTATATGCTTACTATGGGTTATATATCGATGTATGCAACAGGTATAGGTGGATTACTAGTTACAGTAGTTGGTTTTATACTAACAGCAATGCGTATATTTGATGGGATTACAGACCCGATAGTAGGTTTCTTAATAGACAAAACAGATGGTAAATTTGGTAAATTTAGACCATTTATAGTAATAGGTAACATTATATTAGGAGTAATGACTTTTGTAATATACACAACTGTACATAAAGTTCCAGAAAATATTAGATTGATATACTTTATAGGATGTTATGCAGTATATATAGTTGGTTATACTTGTCAAACAGCTTGTACAAAGGCTGGTCAAGCGTGTATGACAAATAACCCTGCAAAAAGACCTAAATTTGGTTTATTTGATGCAATATATAATGCAATACTTTTTAATGGGATGCAAATATATATATCAAGTTACTTAGTACCAAAGCATGGTGGATTTGGAGAAATAGGTTTATATTATGAATTAATTACATTTACTATAATAGGATCAGCTATATTTACAGCCTTAGCAGTATTTGGTATATGGACTAAGGATAGAACAGAGTTCTTTGGATTAGGAGGTCAAACTCCTAAAGTTAGCTTTAAAGATTATTGGCCAGTATTAAAAGGAAATAGAGCTTTACAAATGCTTGTAGTAGCAGCTTGTACAGATAAAATAGCTTTAAATGTTGCAGGAAATGCTACAGTTATAGTTATGTTATTTGGTATATTAATGGGAGATTATTCTTTAGCAGGTACTATAGGTACAATAATAGTAATACCAAACATATTAATAACTATGGCAGGAACAAAATATGCACAAAAGCTAGGTCAAAAGAAAGCTTTAGTTACATTTACATGGGCTTCAATAATTGTATATACAGCTTTAGCAGCATTATTCATATTTGGGGACATGACTCAGATAAGCTTAAAAAATATAAGTTTTATGACAGTTGCATTTATAGGACTATATATAATAGCAAAAGGAGTTGTATCTGTATCAGGAGCATTTGTTATTCCAATGATATCAGATTGTGCAGACTATGAAACTTACTTAAGTGGACGTTTCGTACCAGGTATGATGGGAACTTTATTCTCGTTTATAGATAAGATGGTATCATCTTTCTCTACAACTATAATAGCATTTGCTGTTGCATCAATAGGATTTGCAGATAGAATGCCAGATGTAACTGATATAGCTACTCCACAATTATTCTGGACTACAATGTTCTTATTTATAGGACTGCCAATGTTAGGTTGGATAGCATCATTAATAGCTATGAAGTTCTATCCACTTGATAAAGAAAAGATGGAAGAAGTTCAAGCTCATTTACAAGAACTTAAGAATGCTTAA